A single Triticum dicoccoides isolate Atlit2015 ecotype Zavitan chromosome 2A, WEW_v2.0, whole genome shotgun sequence DNA region contains:
- the LOC119357795 gene encoding cysteine-rich receptor-like protein kinase 10 — protein MASHHRGRIPSYLATATALLLAFLLPPLAASQWQSCGKNSNFTQNSTYQANIQALSTTLPKNASSSRTLFALASVGTVPDIVYALALCRGDANASACGDCVSNGFKDAQQLCPYSKDATVYYDPCYLRFSNQNFLSVTNGDNSVLVLYNTQNVTVPVKVFDAAVGMLINATADYAATNSSRRFGTGEEGFETIDKAKPKIYGLVQCRPDMSPADCRSCLADIITYIPQYFTGRQGGRILGLRCNYRYEQYPFFTEPSLLQFPAPSVGAAPSPAPANVTPPPVVGGELGETTSAYLHDSVFTPEVIP, from the coding sequence ATGGCCTCACACCACCGCGGCCGCATCCCCTCCTACCTCGCCACCGCCACGGCCCTCCTCCTTGccttcctcctcccgccgctggCCGCTTCCCAGTGGCAGAGCTGCGGCAAGAACAGCAACTTCACTCAGAACAGCACCTACCAGGCTAACATCCAGGCCCTCTCCACCACCCTTCCCAAGAACGCCTCCTCCTCGCGGACGCTCTTCGCGCTCGCCAGCGTCGGCACTGTTCCGGACATCGTCTACGCGCTCGCGCTCTGCCGCGGCGACGCCAACGCCTCCGCCTGCGGCGACTGCGTGTCCAACGGCTTCAAGGACGCGCAGCAGCTCTGCCCCTACAGCAAGGACGCCACCGTCTACTACGACCCCTGCTACCTCCGCTTCTCCAACCAGAACTTTCTCTCCGTCACCAACGGCGACAACAGCGTCCTCGTACTGTACAACACGCAGAACGTGACCGTGCCGGTGAAGGTGTTCGACGCCGCCGTGGGCATGCTCATAAACGCCACCGCGGATTACGCGGCCACGAACTCCTCCAGGCGGTTCGGCACAGGGGAGGAGGGGTTCGAGACGATCGACAAGGCGAAACCCAAGATTTACGGTCTGGTGCAGTGCAGGCCGGATATGTCACCGGCCGATTGCCGGAGCTGCCTCGCAGATATCATCACGTACATCCCCCAGTACTTCACCGGGAGGCAGGGTGGTAGGATCCTTGGATTACGGTGCAACTACAGGTATGAGCAGTATCCCTTCTTCACCGAGCCTTCTCTGCTGCAGTTCCCGGCGCCATCCGTAGGGGCAGCTCCATCTCCAGCGCCGGCGAACGTGACGCCACCACCAGTCGTAGGAGGTGAGCTTGGAGAAACAACTTCAGCTTATTTGCACGATTCAGTCTTCACACCAGAAGTAATTCCATAA